From a region of the Impatiens glandulifera chromosome 4, dImpGla2.1, whole genome shotgun sequence genome:
- the LOC124936711 gene encoding protein BIG GRAIN 1-like E has product MAPYDQKNMFLKHPFHLRNGSDELDVFQATQYFAGEEKPSPGEVRPIVSSQKERARELDQKQGIRRIGRMSLDLPTNIRNSSISNSSLADDDYDDQFHMIMDKKQPRTPARRIASFFSSLFNQTSNQRKSTKNSKVSKERRSSMSNLRDISSNNHDSKSIYSSSSSETPKKGGYINNNMRRINNFDQNKQMAPISTSLPSKIIMPATSTIICGESKVFEYANWLDEKFKVDYAKGLPEKEKKNPCQEVGGELLKSKFNKVEDAVHRDEVDDGGESDSSSDLFEISGL; this is encoded by the exons ATGGCACCCTATGAccaaaaaaacatgtttttaaaaCACCCTTTTCACCTTCGAAATGGCTCCGACGAGCTCGATGTTTTTCAGGCCACACAATATTTCGCGGGCGAAGAAAAACCATCCCCGGGCGAGGTTCGACCAATAGTCTCATCGCAGAAAGAACGCGCCCGCGAACTTGATCAAAAACAGGGGATTAGAAGAATTGGTAGAATGAGCTTAGACTTGCCTACAAATATAAGAAATTCATCAATCTCTAATTCTTCTCTAGCTGATGATGATTATGATGATCAATTTCATATGATTATGGATAAGAAACAACCAAGAACACCTGCAAGGAGAATTGCAAGCTTCTTTAGTTCTCTATTCAACCAAACATCGAATCAGAGAAAGTCGACGAAGAATTCAAAAGTATCGAAGGAGAGAAGGAGTAGCATGAGCAATTTAAGAGACATCTCGTCTAATAATCATGATTCAAAGTCGATATATTCGTCTTCAAGCTCAG AAACTCCTAAAAAAGGTGgctatattaataataacatgAGAAGAATCAACAATTTCGATCAAAACAAGCAAATGGCACCGATATCGACAAGTTTACCTAGTAAAATCATCATGCCTGCGACATCTACAATAATATGTGGGGAGAGTAAGGTTTTTGAATATGCTAATTGGTTGGACGAAAAGTTCAAAGTTGATTATGCAAAAGGGTTGCCCGAAAAGGAGAAAAAGAATCCATGTCAAGAAGTTGGGGGAGAATTATTGAAGTCAAAGTTCAATAAGGTCGAGGATGCTGTTCATCGCGATGAAGTAGACGACGGAGGAGAGAGCGATTCAAGCTcggatttgtttgaaataagTGGTTTATGA